TCGAGAAAGAGCTATCAATCTGTCAATCCTTTCCGTGTCCGGGCCGGGTGAGGTTTCCCGTGTTGAGTCAAATTAAGCCGCAGGCTCCACTCCTGGTGGTGCCCTTCCGTCAATTCCTTTAAGTTTCAGCTTTGCAACCATACTCCCCCCGGAACCCAAAGACTTTGGTTTCCCGGACGCTGCCCGGCGGGTCATGGGAATAACGCCGCCGGATCGCGAGTCGGCATCGTTTATGGTCGGAACTACGACGGTATCTGATCGTCTTCGAACCTCCGACTTTCGTTCttgattaatgaaaacattcttggCAAATGCTTTCGCTTTCGTCCGTCTTGCGCCGGTCCAAGAATTTCACCTCTAGCGGCGCAATACGAATGCCCCCGGCCGTCCCTCTTAATCATGGCCCCAGTTCCGGAAACCCACAAAATAGAACCGGAGTCCTATTCCATTATTCCTAGCTGCGGTATTCAGGCGTACCGGCCTGCTTTGAACACtctaattttttcaaagtaaacgCTTCGGACCCCGCGGGACACTCAGCTAAGAGCATCGAGGGGGCGCCGAGAGGCAGGGGCTGGGACAGGCGGTAGCTCGCCTCGCGGCGGACCGCCAGCTCGATCCCAAGATCCAACTACGAGCTTTTTAACTGCAGCAACTTTAATATACGCTATTGGAGCTGGAATTACCGCGGCTGCTGGCACCAGACTTGCCCTCCAATGGATCCTCGTTAAAGGATTTAAAGTGTACTCATTCCAATTACAGGGCCTCGAAAGAGtcctgtattgttatttttcgTCACTACCTCCCCGAGCCGGGAGTGGGTAATTTGCGCGCCTGCTGCCTTCCTTGGATGTGGTAGCCGTTTCTCAGGCTCCCTCTCCGGAATCGAACCCTGATTCCCCGTTACCCGTGGTCACCATGGTAGGCACAGATAGTACCATCGAAAGTTGATAGGGCAGACATTCGAATGAGTCGTCGCCGCCACGGAGGACGTGCGATCGGCCCGAGGTTATCCAGAGTCACCAAAGCGGCCGGGCGCGGGCGCCCGGATGGGTTTTTGGTCTGATAAATGCACGCATCCCCGGAGGTCAGCGCTCGTCGGCATGTATTAGCTCTAGAATTGCCACAGTTATCCAAGTAGCTTGGGAGCGATCAAAGGAACCATAACTGATTTAATGAGCCATTCGCAGTTTCACTGTACCGGCCGTGTGTACTTAGACATGCATGGCTTAATCTTTGAGACAAGCATATGCTACTGGCAGGATCAACCAGGTAGCGGACCCCCTTCTCTGGGCGGGTCGGGTCGCTCGGGAGCCCCGCCGCCGCGGACGCGCGGTCGGCGGGCGCGTCGGGGACGTGTTCCCGTCTGGCGCGCGCCGGGGCCCGTGTCTCTCGCCCTCTCGGTGCCCCGAACCTGCGCTGCGCCCTCGGGTGTGGTTGTGCGGCCGCACGCCCGGCCGGATCGCTGTGAGAAACGGGGCGTTTCGGGCCGGCGGAGGTGCACTCCGAGGCGTCTCGTGCCCGGGCTCACGGGCCCGTCCGAGGCGCCCTCGCCCCTCCGCGCGGCATGGGGAAGCCCGGGACCGCTGCGCTGACTACGGGACGTCTCGGTCTCGCCTCGAGGAGAACCGGGAGGGGCGCCTGAGCGTCGCCTCCCGGCGTGGGCGCCCGCCTGGTGGTGGGAGGAACCGCCGTGCCCGAAGGCAGGGGCCCTCCCGGGGCGGGCTGGGGTCGCCGATCGATCTGAAGGGTCTCTCCGCGGAGAGAAGGgatgctggccgccctccgtcgcacacctgcggggctggccgccctccgtcgggctccccggcctgccctgggacaggccggggtgctgagggcgccccccgcacacctgcggggctggccgccctccgtcgggctcccctgcctgccctgggacaggccggggtgctgagggcgccacccgcacacctgcggggctggccgccctccgtcgggctcccctgcctgccctgggacaggccggggtgcccagagcgcctgcgtcaggctccccggcctgccctgggacaggccggggtgctgagggcgccacccgcacacctgcggggctggccgccctccgtcgggctcccctgcctgccctgggacaggtcggggtgctgagggcgccacccgcacacctgcggggctggccgccctccgtcgggctcccctgcctgccctgggacaggccggggtgctgagggcgccacccgcacacctgcggggctggccgccctccgtcgggctcccctgcctgccctgggacaggccggggtgcccagagcgcctgcgtcaggctccccggcctgccctgggacaggccggggtgctgagggcaccacccgcacacctgcggggctggccgccctccgtcgggctcccctgcctgccctgggacaggccggggtgcccagagcgcctgcgtcaggctccccggcctgccctgggacaggccggggtgctgagggcgccacccgcacacctgcggggctggccgccctccgtcgggctcccctgcctgccctgggacaggccggggtgctgagggcgccacccgcacacctgcggggctggccgccctccgtcgggctcccctgcctgccctgggacaggccggggtgcccagagcgcctgcgtcaggctccccggcctgccctgggacaggccggggtgctgagggcgccacccgcacacctgcggggctggccgccctccgtcgggctcccctgcctgccctgggacaggccggggtgctgagggcgccacccgcacacctgcggggctggccgccctccgtcgggctccccagcctgccctgggacaggccggggtgcccagagcgcctgcgtcaggctccccggcctgccctgggacaggccggggtgctgagggcgccacccgctcacctgcggggctggccgccctccgtcgggctcccctgcctgccctgggacaggccggggtgctgagggcgccacccgcacacctgcggggctggccgccctccgtcgggctcccctgcctgccctgggacaggccggggtgctgagggcgcccccCGCACACCTGCGAGGCTGGCCGTCCTCTGACATGCCTGGGGAGAGGCCACCCCTGTTTCGGCCTCTCCCTCGTACCCAGGACCACGCCAACGCTGACTCGGCCTGCCCACATACCTGGGATCAAGCCACCCGAGTTTCGGCCCTGCCACTTACACTGGACCACACCACTCCGAAATCGGTGATCCTACAGTCCCGCAGACACACCACTCGACTTTCGGTACTCCCACATACCCGGAGATACGCCACCGCAACTTCCGTACCCGGTGCCTGCAAGGGAGCGAACCTGGAATCCAAGCCCAGCCTGTGGAGCTCTGCCTGGGCTTGAGCAGGGTGGATTCATCCCCttaaaagctccatgaaaacgaaaaagtctttttttgacCCCGGGAGCGCTCTCAGCCGGTTGCATGCCTCCTGCTAGGCCTGGGCCGAGCCTCCAGGCTTGTGAAAAGGGGAGAAGCACCACAGCAGCGGCGTCTAGGGCCTCCGGCTCCGGGTTCGGCCGCAAGCAGTGCTTTCGGTTCAGACAGGGGGATCCGGGCCTCCCTGCCCGGGAAATATGCCCCCTGCCTGGGGATGGACTCCGGACATGCCCCCTGCTGCAGACTTAAGCCCCCTTCCGATTATTCAGACCCATTCAGCGCCGTCCAGCGGGCCGGCCACCTGGTCACCCGTGacactttataggggcctggtcacccgtgggacttagtcttttttacgatcggcttttaaggggcctggtcacctgtgggacttagtcttttttacgatcggcttttaaggtggcctggtcaccctggggacttagtcttttttacgatcggcttttaaggggcctggtcacccgtgggacttagtcttttttacgatcggctttataggggcctggtcacccgtgggacttagtcttttttacgatcggcttttaaggtggcctggtcaccctggggacttagtcttttttacgatcggcttttaaggggcctggtcacccgtgggacttagtcttttttacgatcggcttttaaggggcctggtcacccgtgggacttagtcttttttacgatcggctttataggggcctggtcacccgtgggacttagtcttttttacgatcggcttttaaggtggcctggtcaccctggggacttagtcttttttacgatcggcttttaaggggcctggtcacccgtgggacttagtcttttttacgatcggcttttaaggggcctggtcaccctggggacttagtcttttttacgatcggctttataggggcctggtcacccgtgggacttagtcttttttacgaccggcttttcggaggcctggtcaaccgggggacttagtcttttttacgatcggcttttaaggtggcctggtcaccctggggacttagtcttttttacgatcggcttttaaggggcctggtcacccgtgggacttagtcttttttacgatcggcttttaaggtggcctggtcacccgtgggacttagtcttttttacgatcggcttttaaggggcctggtcacccgtgggacttagtcttttttacgatcggcttttaaggggcctggtcacccgtgggacttagtcttttttacgatcggcttttaaggtggcctggtcaccctggggacttagtcttttttacgatcggcttttaaggggcctggtcacccgtgggacttagtcttttttacgatcggcttttaaggggcctggtcaccctggggacttagtcttttttacgatcggcttttaaggggcctggtcacccgtgggacttagtcttttttacgatcggcttttaaggggcctggtcacccgtgggacttagtcttttttacgatcggcttttaaggtggcctggtcaccctggggacttagtcttttttacgatcggcttttaaggggcctggtcacccgtgggacttagtcttttttacgatcggcttttaaggggcctggtcaccctggggacttagtcttttttacgatcggcttttaaggggcctggtcaccctggggacttagtcttttttacgatcggcttttaaggggcctggtcacccgtgggacttagtcttttttacgatcggcttttaaggggcctggtcacccgtgggacttagtcttttttacgatcggcttttaaggtggcctggtcaccctggggacttagtcttttttacgatcggcttttaaggggcctggtcaccctggggacttagtcttttttacgaccggctttataggggcctggtcacccgtgggacttagtcttttttacgaccggcttttcggaggcctggtcaaccgggggacttagtcttttttacgaccggcttttcggaggcctggtcaaccgggggacttaggcttttttacgatcggctttctaagggcctggtcacccggggggacTCTGCGGTTTTTCGGCCCGGGCCTCCTGGTCCCCCGCCGGGGCCTGGCTCCCTCGCCGCGGGTAGGGTGGGGCGTCCCCCACTCCCGCGGGTCACCGGGAGCGAGCGGGGCGTCCGGGCCACCGCCGGACTCCGCTCGTTCGGCAAGCGCAACAAAAGCTTGGATCGAGGGCTGACTTTCAATAGATCGCAGCGAGGTGGCTGCTCTGCTACGTAcgacaccctgacccagaatTAGGTCGTCTGCGAATGATTTAGCACCGAGTTCCCCACGAACGTGCGATGCGGCGATGGGAGAGGGGCGGCTGCTCGTCTGTCCGCACCCCAGCCCCGTCGCGAACGGCGCTCCTCGCCGGCCGGGCGGCCGGCTATCCGAGCCCAACCGGAGTTCCGCGGCGCAAGGGTATCGTTGCGTTTAGGCGGGATTCTGACTTAGAGGcgttcagtcataatcccacagatggtagcttcgcaccattggctcctcagccaagcacacgcaccaaatgtctgaacctgcggttcctctcgtactgagcaggattactattgcaacaacacatcatcagtagggtaaaactaacctgtctcacgacggtctaaacccag
The sequence above is a segment of the Lepisosteus oculatus isolate fLepOcu1 unplaced genomic scaffold, fLepOcu1.hap2 HAP2_SCAFFOLD_312, whole genome shotgun sequence genome. Coding sequences within it:
- the LOC138227310 gene encoding basic salivary proline-rich protein 2-like, with amino-acid sequence MWAGRVSVGVVLGTRERPKQGWPLPRHVRGRPASQVCGGRPQHPGLSQGRQGSPTEGGQPRRPGSPTEGGQPRRCATEGGQHPFSPRRDPSDRSATPARPGRAPAFGHGGSSHHQAGAHAGRRRSGAPPGSPRGETETSRSQRSGPGLPHAARRGEGASDGPVSPGTRRLGVHLRRPETPRFSQRSGRACGRTTTPEGAAQVRGTERARDTGPGARQTGTRPRRARRPRVRGGGAPERPDPPREGGPLPG